A single window of Rhodamnia argentea isolate NSW1041297 chromosome 5, ASM2092103v1, whole genome shotgun sequence DNA harbors:
- the LOC115751581 gene encoding NADH--cytochrome b5 reductase 1-like, with the protein MPSFGFFSKMGLLESIRANTIGVALVPFAIPISGVYLLKRSRSRGCFDPKKFKEFRLIKKTPISPNSARFRFALPTPTSVLGLPVGQHIICRGKDRDGKEVIRPYTPITLDSDLGYFELVVKMYPKGRMSHHFREMREGDYLTVKGPKGRFKYKPNQARAFGMLAGGSGITPIFQLIRAILENPKDKTKACLIYANVTVHDILLKEELDAFAKKFANRFEVYYVLSRPPENWNGGGGYVTKEMIRSRRPPPASDIRILRCGPPPMNKAMAGHLSGLGYTQDMQFEF; encoded by the exons ATGCCCTCTTTCGGATTCTTCAGCAAAATGGGTCTTCTCGAATCGATCCGAGCGAACACGATCGGTGTTGCATTGGTTCCGTTCGCGATCCCGATTTCCGGGGTCTACCTTCTCAAGAGGAGCAGATCGAG AGGCTGCTTTGACCCGAAGAAATTCAAGGAATTCAGGCTCATCAAGAAGACCCCGATCAGCCCTAATTCCGCGAGATTCAGATTCGCTCTTCCCACCCCCACTTCGGTCTTGGGACTTCCCGTGGGGCAACACATAATTTGCAG AGGAAAGGACAGAGACGGCAAAGAAGTCATTAGGCCATACACCCCCATCACTCTGGACTCTGATCTTGGCTACTTCGAATTGGTCGTGAAG ATGTACCCAAAAGGAAGGATGTCTCACCATTTCAGGGAGATGCGTGAAGGTGACTACCTTACCGTTAAAGGACCAAAG GGACGATTCAAGTATAAGCCCAATCAAGCTCGTGCGTTCGGGATGCTCGCCGGAGGCTCTGGCATCACCCCCATTTTCCAG CTTATTCGCGCGATATTGGAAAACCCAAAGGACAAGACAAAAGCGTGCCTCATTTACGCCAATGTTACCGTCCACGACATACTCTTGAAG GAAGAACTGGACGCCTTTGCCAAGAAATTTGCCAACCGTTTCGAGGTGTACTATGTTCTTAGTCGG CCTCCCGAGAATTGGAATGGTGGAGGCGGGTATGTGACGAAGGAGATGATCCGaagccgccgcccaccaccggcTTCCGATATTCGG ATACTAAGGTGTGGTCCTCCGCCCATGAACAAGGCGATGGCTGGTCATCTCAGCGGGCTTGGTTACACGCAAGACATGCAATTTGAGTTCTAA